In the genome of Nonlabens sp. MB-3u-79, one region contains:
- a CDS encoding NAD(P)/FAD-dependent oxidoreductase: MNIPHSDFPRVIVVGGGFGGVTLSRKLTKQNFQVVLIDHHNYHNFQPLMYQVATSGLEPDSIAFPLRGLVNDGTNFIFRLAEVESVEPVMKTLKTSIGEVTFDYLVIATGTKTNFFGNKVLEETSLQMKSVPQALNIRSYMLQNLEKATLTNDAEEQKKLMRIVLSGAGPTGVELAGAFAEFKKGVLANDYPDLNPEHMEIHLLDGTSRVLASMSEKASQKAEKYLKELGVNIHLNVMVKSYNEETVLTNTDLKIKALTFIWSAGVIGNPIEGIREQSVDQKSQRFLVDRMNRVEGYENIFAIGDIALMKTPEFPQGHPQVAQPAIQQGKLLVKNFKRILHDQPLKTFSYFDKGSMATIGRNKAVADVKSFTLGGFLAWIIWLAVHLYFLVGVRNRLIVFLNWVYNYFNFDRAARLIIRPYQKKEFSDK, encoded by the coding sequence ATGAATATACCGCATTCAGATTTCCCACGAGTTATTGTTGTGGGCGGCGGTTTCGGAGGAGTGACGCTTTCGCGAAAGCTAACCAAACAAAATTTTCAAGTCGTACTTATAGATCATCATAATTACCATAATTTCCAGCCGTTGATGTATCAAGTGGCGACTAGTGGTCTAGAGCCTGATTCTATAGCTTTTCCATTAAGAGGGCTGGTCAATGACGGCACTAATTTTATATTTCGGCTTGCTGAAGTAGAGTCTGTAGAGCCGGTCATGAAAACACTTAAAACCTCCATAGGAGAGGTCACTTTTGATTACTTGGTCATTGCGACAGGAACTAAGACCAATTTTTTTGGCAATAAAGTACTAGAAGAAACTTCTTTACAAATGAAAAGTGTTCCTCAAGCGCTCAACATAAGAAGTTATATGCTTCAAAATCTAGAGAAGGCGACACTGACCAACGATGCAGAAGAACAAAAGAAGCTTATGCGTATCGTACTTTCTGGAGCTGGACCTACTGGAGTGGAGTTAGCAGGAGCCTTTGCCGAATTTAAAAAAGGAGTGCTCGCTAATGATTATCCAGATCTGAATCCAGAACATATGGAAATTCATTTGTTAGATGGTACCAGTCGAGTTCTTGCAAGTATGAGCGAGAAGGCCTCTCAAAAAGCCGAAAAATACTTGAAAGAGCTAGGAGTAAACATCCATCTTAATGTTATGGTGAAAAGCTATAATGAAGAAACAGTTTTAACTAATACAGATTTAAAAATTAAAGCACTCACTTTTATATGGAGTGCTGGAGTTATTGGAAATCCTATAGAAGGGATTCGGGAGCAAAGTGTCGATCAAAAATCCCAGCGCTTTCTGGTAGATCGTATGAATAGGGTAGAAGGGTACGAAAATATTTTTGCCATTGGTGATATTGCTTTAATGAAAACACCTGAATTTCCACAGGGACACCCTCAAGTGGCACAACCAGCTATCCAACAAGGCAAATTGCTCGTCAAGAATTTTAAACGCATACTTCACGATCAGCCACTTAAGACATTTTCTTATTTTGATAAAGGTAGTATGGCGACCATAGGAAGAAACAAAGCAGTCGCCGATGTAAAATCATTTACGTTAGGTGGTTTTCTAGCCTGGATTATTTGGCTGGCCGTACACTTGTATTTCTTAGTAGGAGTGAGAAACAGGTTAATTGTATTTCTAAATTGGGTCTATAACTACTTCAATTTTGATAGAGCAGCACGATTGATTATACGGCCTTACCAAAAGAAAGAGTTTTCTGATAAATAG
- the lpdA gene encoding dihydrolipoyl dehydrogenase has translation MSKYDVAVIGSGPGGYVAAIRCAQLGMKTALIEKYNTLGGTCLNVGCIPSKALLDSSHHYDDAMKHFEDHGIEIPGEIKINFEKMIARKKQVVDTTCDGVQYLMKKNEIDVFTGMGSFVDATHIKIDGEKSQTIEAKNTIIATGSKPGTLPFIKVDKERVITSTEALSLKEIPKHMVVIGGGVIGLELGQVYKRLGAEVTVIEYADRITPIMDKVLSKELMKVLKKLGIKFHLSHGVNKVERNGDIVKVTAKNKKGEEVSFEGDYCLVSVGRRPYTDKLNATAAGVKINERGQVDVNEHLQTNVSNIYAIGDVVRGAMLAHKAEEEGVFVAETIAGQKPHINYNLIPNVIYTWPEVASVGKTEEELKEAGIEYKAGSFPMKALGRSRASGDTDGLVKILADKTTDEVLGVHIIGARAADLIAEAVTAMEFRASAEDIARMSHAHPTYAEAVKEAALAATADRALHV, from the coding sequence ATGAGTAAGTATGATGTTGCAGTAATAGGTTCTGGACCTGGTGGCTATGTAGCCGCAATACGCTGTGCACAACTAGGTATGAAAACTGCCCTTATAGAAAAGTACAACACCTTAGGTGGGACTTGTCTTAACGTAGGTTGTATTCCTTCCAAAGCACTTTTAGATTCTTCTCATCACTACGACGATGCTATGAAGCATTTTGAAGATCATGGGATTGAGATTCCAGGAGAAATAAAGATCAATTTTGAAAAAATGATCGCTCGTAAAAAGCAAGTGGTAGATACTACATGCGATGGGGTGCAATATTTGATGAAAAAGAACGAGATCGATGTCTTTACTGGTATGGGATCTTTTGTAGATGCCACACACATTAAAATAGACGGTGAGAAATCACAAACGATTGAAGCAAAGAACACCATTATTGCAACGGGTTCAAAGCCAGGTACACTTCCATTTATTAAAGTAGATAAAGAAAGAGTAATTACTTCTACAGAAGCACTTTCCTTAAAAGAAATCCCTAAACACATGGTCGTAATAGGCGGTGGAGTGATAGGACTTGAATTAGGACAAGTGTATAAAAGATTAGGGGCTGAGGTTACTGTTATTGAATATGCTGATCGCATCACTCCTATAATGGATAAAGTTCTTTCTAAAGAACTGATGAAAGTTCTTAAAAAGCTAGGGATAAAATTCCACTTGTCTCATGGAGTCAACAAGGTAGAACGCAATGGCGATATCGTTAAGGTAACTGCCAAAAATAAAAAAGGAGAAGAAGTAAGCTTTGAAGGAGATTATTGTCTCGTTTCTGTTGGAAGACGTCCTTACACAGATAAATTAAATGCCACTGCAGCAGGTGTTAAGATCAATGAACGCGGACAAGTAGATGTAAATGAACATTTACAGACCAACGTTTCTAATATTTATGCGATAGGAGATGTAGTCCGTGGTGCCATGCTTGCCCATAAAGCAGAGGAAGAAGGTGTTTTTGTTGCAGAAACAATAGCTGGTCAAAAACCACATATCAATTACAATTTGATCCCTAATGTCATTTACACCTGGCCAGAGGTAGCTAGTGTAGGTAAAACAGAAGAAGAATTAAAAGAAGCTGGAATAGAATACAAAGCAGGGTCCTTCCCTATGAAGGCATTGGGTAGATCTCGTGCCTCTGGAGATACCGATGGCCTAGTAAAAATTCTAGCCGACAAAACAACTGATGAGGTTCTAGGAGTTCATATCATAGGAGCTAGAGCTGCAGACCTTATTGCTGAAGCTGTTACTGCTATGGAATTTAGAGCTAGTGCAGAAGATATTGCAAGAATGTCTCACGCACACCCTACTTATGCCGAGGCGGTTAAAGAAGCAGCTCTTGCTGCAACAGCTGACAGAGCGCTACACGTTTAA
- a CDS encoding porin family protein — MKTIYLSLVALFLATFTTVAQDLSYGVIGGVNFSKIDNLGGDGFENNRLGFHLGGVAELAFAEKWSYEASLLYSVEGEEFDNAAGTSTDVKLQYINVPLQFKYYAYKNFSIHFGPQIGFLLKGEQSIGDGDAVEIEDTVNTNFAGTAGLGYDLKEYNLYFKGTFTYGFSDILDNETDGVNRNQLPGSVHLSVGYKF; from the coding sequence ATGAAAACTATTTACCTTTCTTTAGTTGCTTTATTTCTTGCAACCTTTACTACAGTAGCCCAAGATCTTTCTTATGGAGTTATAGGTGGTGTGAACTTTTCAAAAATCGATAACCTAGGTGGGGATGGTTTTGAAAACAATAGATTAGGCTTCCATTTAGGTGGAGTTGCCGAATTAGCATTTGCTGAAAAATGGTCTTATGAGGCTAGTTTGTTGTATTCTGTAGAAGGAGAAGAATTTGATAATGCAGCAGGAACATCTACAGATGTAAAATTACAATACATCAATGTGCCACTACAATTCAAATACTATGCTTACAAGAATTTTAGTATTCACTTCGGTCCACAAATAGGCTTTTTACTTAAAGGAGAACAATCTATAGGTGACGGGGACGCTGTGGAGATTGAAGACACTGTCAATACTAACTTTGCAGGTACTGCAGGATTAGGTTATGATTTAAAAGAATACAACTTATATTTTAAAGGAACTTTTACTTACGGTTTTTCTGACATATTAGACAATGAAACTGATGGTGTAAACAGAAACCAGCTTCCAGGAAGCGTTCACTTATCAGTAGGTTATAAGTTCTAA
- a CDS encoding helix-turn-helix transcriptional regulator, with the protein MKNTVHVQRAIHKMTQADLSQAIGVSRQTINSIEKNRYVPSTVLALKIARLFKVAVEDIFELDEKD; encoded by the coding sequence ATGAAAAACACGGTCCATGTGCAACGCGCCATTCATAAAATGACACAAGCAGATCTTTCTCAGGCCATAGGCGTTTCTAGACAAACCATCAATTCCATTGAGAAAAATAGATATGTTCCTTCTACCGTGCTGGCTTTAAAAATTGCGCGTTTATTTAAAGTCGCGGTAGAAGATATTTTTGAGCTGGACGAAAAAGATTAG
- the uvrA gene encoding excinuclease ABC subunit UvrA translates to MAYSDEIIEVKGARVHNLKNIDVNIPREKLVVITGLSGSGKSSLAFDTIYAEGQRRYIETFSAYARQFLGGMERPDVDKIDGLSPVIAIEQKTTSKSPRSTVGTITEIYDFLRLLYARASDAYSYNTGKKMVSYSDEQIRDLIIEEYKGQRINILAPVIRGRKGHYRELFEQIAKQGFVKVRTDNVIIDIMKGMKMDRYKVHDIEIVIDRLQVGDSEQDIKRLDESIKTAMYHGNDITMIVPHGEKEGRFFSRTLMCPETGISYPEPEPNNFSFNSPKGACPKCSGLGALYQVNENKIIPDRSLSIAKGGLAPYPDNKKNWIYKQLELIAQKFDFKLTDALEKVPEAAIEMILYGGKETLEVDSKNLGVKRNYKIEFEGLANFIEQTYKNNDSTSLQRWAKEFMDNVTCPDCEGSRLRKESLYFRVNEKNIAELANMDIVELVDWFDHLNVTLSRKQEQIATELLKEIRERLQFLLDVGLDYLSINRSAKSLSGGEAQRIRLATQIGSQLVGVLYILDEPSIGLHQRDNEKLINSLISLRDTGNSVIVVEHDKDMIQRADHVIDIGPRAGKYGGEIISEGTPEEILKHDTLTAQYLNGKREIAVPKTRRKGNGMKISLKGCTGNNLKDVSIDLPLGQMIGVTGVSGSGKSTLINETLYPIMNAHFFNGVKIPMPYKSIKGLDNCDKVIDINQSPIGRTPRSNPATYTKTFDEVRSLFAKTPEALIRGYKPGRFSFNVTGGRCETCKGGGLRVIEMNFLPDVYVTCETCQGKRFNRETLEIRYKGKSISDVLNMTINEATDFFEAIPNIYRKIKTIKDVGLGYITLGQQSTTLSGGEAQRIKLASELSKRDTGNTFYILDEPTTGLHFEDVRVLMDVLNTLVDKGNTVLVIEHNMDVIKIADYIIDVGPEGGRGGGNIVAKGTPEQVAKHKTSHTARFLKKELE, encoded by the coding sequence ATGGCATATTCTGACGAAATCATTGAGGTAAAAGGCGCTCGCGTTCATAATTTAAAGAACATTGATGTAAATATTCCGCGAGAAAAACTAGTAGTTATTACGGGGCTTTCTGGCTCCGGTAAATCATCCCTTGCCTTTGATACTATTTATGCCGAAGGTCAACGTCGTTATATTGAAACCTTTAGCGCTTATGCCAGGCAGTTCCTTGGCGGGATGGAGCGTCCAGATGTGGATAAAATAGACGGCCTTTCTCCTGTGATTGCCATAGAGCAAAAAACGACGAGTAAGAGTCCGCGGAGTACGGTAGGAACTATTACAGAAATTTATGATTTCCTAAGGTTGCTATATGCCCGTGCCAGCGATGCATATTCTTACAACACAGGTAAGAAAATGGTAAGCTATAGTGATGAGCAAATACGCGATCTTATTATTGAAGAATACAAGGGTCAGCGCATCAATATTTTGGCACCTGTTATACGTGGTAGAAAAGGTCATTACCGAGAGCTTTTTGAACAAATTGCCAAACAAGGTTTTGTCAAAGTACGTACCGATAACGTGATTATAGATATCATGAAAGGTATGAAGATGGATCGTTACAAGGTCCACGACATTGAAATAGTCATCGACAGGTTGCAAGTAGGCGATAGTGAACAAGATATCAAAAGACTGGATGAGTCCATAAAAACTGCCATGTATCACGGTAACGACATTACCATGATTGTGCCTCACGGTGAGAAAGAAGGACGTTTTTTCTCTCGTACGTTAATGTGCCCAGAAACCGGAATCTCCTACCCTGAACCAGAACCTAATAATTTCTCCTTTAACAGCCCTAAAGGTGCTTGTCCTAAGTGTAGTGGTCTGGGAGCGCTGTACCAAGTAAACGAAAACAAAATTATTCCAGACCGCAGCCTTTCAATTGCTAAAGGTGGTCTGGCTCCTTATCCTGACAATAAGAAAAATTGGATTTATAAGCAACTGGAATTGATCGCCCAAAAGTTTGATTTTAAACTGACAGATGCATTAGAAAAAGTTCCTGAAGCAGCTATAGAAATGATTCTGTACGGCGGTAAAGAAACACTGGAGGTAGACAGTAAAAACCTAGGTGTAAAACGCAATTACAAAATAGAATTTGAAGGGCTGGCTAACTTTATAGAACAAACCTATAAAAATAACGACAGTACCAGTCTGCAACGTTGGGCTAAAGAGTTTATGGACAACGTGACCTGTCCAGATTGTGAGGGGTCGCGATTGCGTAAAGAGTCACTTTATTTCCGTGTCAACGAAAAAAATATTGCCGAACTAGCAAATATGGATATCGTAGAGCTGGTAGACTGGTTTGATCATTTAAACGTGACGCTTTCGCGAAAGCAAGAACAAATAGCCACAGAGTTATTAAAGGAAATAAGAGAACGATTACAGTTCTTACTGGATGTAGGTTTGGACTACTTATCTATCAATCGAAGTGCTAAATCACTGTCTGGTGGAGAAGCACAACGCATAAGACTGGCCACACAAATAGGCTCACAACTCGTCGGTGTATTGTACATACTTGATGAACCAAGTATAGGTTTACACCAAAGAGACAATGAAAAACTGATCAACTCACTTATTTCTTTGCGAGATACCGGTAATTCTGTCATTGTTGTAGAGCACGATAAAGACATGATACAGCGAGCAGATCACGTTATAGATATAGGACCTCGAGCTGGAAAATACGGTGGCGAAATCATTAGTGAAGGTACACCTGAAGAAATATTAAAACACGATACGCTTACCGCCCAATACCTCAACGGTAAAAGAGAAATCGCAGTTCCTAAGACACGTCGTAAAGGAAATGGAATGAAAATATCATTGAAAGGTTGTACTGGAAACAATTTGAAAGACGTTTCTATAGACCTTCCTTTAGGGCAAATGATAGGCGTTACAGGAGTTTCTGGAAGTGGTAAATCTACTTTAATCAACGAGACGCTCTACCCTATTATGAACGCGCACTTCTTTAATGGAGTAAAGATCCCAATGCCATATAAAAGCATCAAAGGACTGGATAATTGTGATAAAGTCATAGACATCAATCAAAGCCCGATAGGTAGAACGCCGAGATCTAATCCTGCAACCTACACCAAAACCTTTGACGAGGTAAGATCCCTGTTTGCTAAAACTCCTGAAGCATTGATACGCGGCTATAAGCCCGGTCGTTTTAGTTTTAATGTTACCGGTGGACGTTGTGAAACATGCAAAGGTGGCGGACTTAGAGTCATAGAAATGAATTTTCTGCCTGATGTTTATGTGACTTGTGAAACTTGTCAAGGAAAACGATTCAACCGAGAAACGCTGGAGATACGTTACAAAGGAAAGTCCATAAGCGATGTGCTCAACATGACCATTAATGAAGCCACAGATTTCTTTGAAGCTATTCCAAATATTTATCGCAAGATAAAAACCATAAAAGACGTTGGACTAGGCTATATTACTTTAGGACAACAATCTACTACACTTTCTGGTGGAGAAGCACAACGTATCAAACTAGCCAGCGAGCTTTCTAAAAGAGATACTGGAAATACCTTTTACATACTAGATGAGCCTACCACTGGACTTCATTTTGAAGACGTGCGTGTTCTTATGGATGTGTTGAATACACTAGTTGATAAAGGAAACACCGTTCTGGTCATTGAACACAATATGGACGTAATCAAAATAGCCGACTACATCATAGACGTTGGCCCAGAAGGCGGTCGTGGCGGCGGAAATATAGTTGCCAAAGGAACACCAGAACAAGTTGCTAAACACAAGACGAGCCATACGGCGCGTTTCTTGAAGAAGGAGTTGGAGTAA
- a CDS encoding RNA polymerase sigma factor: MSKKLEKEFVKQLDENQNIVHKICRLYTNDQHAHNDLFQEVTVQLWRAYPKFRGDAKFSTWMYRVALNTAITLYRKSTRRVKTQDYESVQFKIEDRREDDPQMEQLTLLYGAVKQLNDIEKALVFLYLEDKNYREIAETMGISEVNARVKMNRIKTKLTNIINP; the protein is encoded by the coding sequence GTGAGTAAGAAACTCGAAAAAGAATTTGTTAAACAGCTCGATGAGAATCAGAATATAGTGCATAAAATATGCCGCCTATATACTAATGATCAGCATGCACATAACGACCTTTTTCAAGAAGTGACCGTACAATTATGGCGTGCTTACCCCAAATTTAGAGGAGACGCTAAATTCAGTACTTGGATGTATCGAGTAGCTTTAAACACTGCGATTACACTCTATAGAAAATCTACAAGAAGGGTAAAAACTCAAGATTATGAGTCGGTACAATTTAAGATTGAAGACCGTCGCGAGGACGATCCACAAATGGAGCAGCTTACATTGCTTTACGGAGCGGTAAAACAATTAAACGATATAGAAAAAGCATTGGTTTTTCTATATCTTGAAGATAAAAATTACAGAGAAATAGCGGAAACCATGGGGATCTCTGAAGTAAATGCTAGAGTGAAGATGAACAGGATAAAAACAAAATTAACTAACATAATTAATCCATAA
- a CDS encoding inorganic diphosphatase, with the protein MTKHAWHDVSYGADAPGHVTGIIEIPKNTRAKYELDKESGMLILDRVIYSSMYYPTNYGFIPQTYCDDDDPLDILVLSQIEIVPMCLVRAKVIGVMQMLDGGEMDDKIIAVAANDMSVAHFNDVSELPEFWKKEMRNFFQDYKKLENKTVEVEEFQGREKALQIVNQSIEDYKVKFGTK; encoded by the coding sequence ATGACTAAACACGCTTGGCACGACGTAAGTTATGGAGCAGATGCACCAGGACATGTAACAGGAATTATAGAGATCCCAAAAAATACAAGAGCAAAATACGAGTTGGATAAAGAATCTGGAATGCTAATTCTAGATCGTGTGATCTACTCTTCTATGTACTATCCTACCAACTATGGTTTTATTCCACAAACCTATTGTGATGATGACGACCCTCTAGACATCTTAGTTCTTTCTCAAATCGAGATTGTACCAATGTGTCTTGTTAGAGCTAAAGTGATAGGTGTTATGCAAATGCTAGACGGTGGTGAAATGGATGACAAGATCATAGCTGTTGCTGCAAATGATATGTCTGTTGCTCATTTTAATGACGTAAGTGAGCTTCCAGAGTTTTGGAAAAAAGAAATGCGTAATTTCTTCCAAGATTATAAGAAACTAGAAAACAAAACCGTAGAAGTAGAAGAGTTTCAAGGTCGTGAAAAAGCATTGCAAATTGTAAATCAATCTATTGAAGATTATAAAGTAAAGTTTGGTACCAAATAA
- a CDS encoding vWA domain-containing protein codes for MAQERLGFKFEFFNPKEKDPFEKLFDIFKELITHTSGDFDEAIEWLRELDKEYKLTTAEYTVDDFIEDLKARGYIKEEFDPNDENKEGGEEGDGDRPGRFSITAKTEQLLRKHALDQIFGNMRKGNSGNHKTGKLGQGDEHSGDYRPYRFGDGLDSISMTESLRNAQVNHGMGNFNLTEDDLVVEDSQFKAQMSTVLMIDISHSMILYGEDRITPAKKVAMALAELITTRYPKDTLDIIVFGNDSWPINIADLPYLKVGPYHTNTVAGLQLAMDILRRKRNTNKQIFMITDGKPSCLRLKDGTYYKNSNGLDEYIVEKCYTMAAQARRLHIPITTFMIANDPYLQRFIDQFTEANQGKAFFTGLQGLGEMIFSDYEANRKKRLK; via the coding sequence ATGGCGCAAGAAAGATTAGGTTTTAAGTTTGAATTTTTTAATCCGAAAGAAAAGGATCCTTTTGAGAAGCTCTTTGATATCTTCAAAGAATTGATCACGCATACTTCTGGAGACTTTGATGAGGCGATAGAATGGCTAAGAGAATTAGATAAAGAATACAAGCTTACCACAGCAGAATATACGGTAGACGACTTTATAGAAGACTTGAAAGCGCGGGGTTATATCAAAGAAGAGTTTGATCCAAATGATGAGAATAAAGAAGGAGGAGAAGAAGGCGATGGAGATAGACCGGGACGTTTTTCTATAACTGCAAAAACAGAGCAGTTGCTGCGCAAACATGCGCTAGATCAAATTTTTGGTAACATGCGCAAAGGAAATAGCGGTAACCATAAAACAGGTAAATTAGGTCAAGGGGATGAGCACAGCGGCGATTACAGACCTTATAGATTTGGTGATGGACTGGATAGTATTTCCATGACAGAGAGTTTGCGCAACGCACAGGTCAATCACGGGATGGGTAATTTCAACCTTACCGAAGATGACCTCGTAGTTGAAGACTCTCAATTTAAAGCACAGATGAGTACGGTATTGATGATCGATATCTCTCATTCCATGATTCTTTATGGAGAAGACCGCATCACACCAGCAAAAAAGGTAGCGATGGCACTGGCAGAATTGATAACCACTCGTTACCCAAAAGACACCTTAGACATCATCGTTTTTGGTAATGATTCCTGGCCTATAAATATTGCAGATTTACCTTATCTTAAGGTAGGTCCTTATCACACCAATACTGTTGCAGGTTTACAACTAGCTATGGATATCTTGAGAAGAAAACGCAATACCAACAAACAGATCTTTATGATAACGGACGGCAAGCCCAGTTGCTTGCGATTAAAAGATGGTACGTATTATAAAAACTCTAATGGTCTGGATGAATACATTGTAGAGAAATGCTACACCATGGCTGCACAAGCGAGAAGATTGCATATTCCTATTACTACCTTTATGATTGCAAATGATCCTTACTTGCAACGTTTTATAGATCAGTTTACAGAAGCTAATCAAGGAAAAGCATTTTTTACTGGACTGCAAGGATTGGGCGAGATGATTTTTAGCGATTATGAAGCGAATAGAAAAAAACGACTAAAGTAA
- the yidC gene encoding membrane protein insertase YidC yields MEEKKTDWKSMLGLAIIFAIVAFMLFRNQAEKKQVEESTPATEIAAETPSTAVVQNDVPATSVASEGEVIQFNNNLVDFKINTKGALINEALLKSFKTYDSLPVYLVKGGDHKFDLEFMTKDGRKLHTQDLIFTPTSSQNGENEVLSLKADVGNGGSIEFRYELKPDDYMLDFNIRSQGLAQAANTSEEVALTWELQAYRRSKGMDNEGRYTEIKFEYDDGSDDYTGQGETAEEEAENITYIAYKEHFFSSILLTDTPFKSGLLQSYNNYSANDQQEELTKRFTSKVQLEYNGGELAYNMDWYFGPTDYDILAGYKRNLDEVVDLGWGIFGVINEWAVRPLFTYLSSPEKGLGIPYGIAIILLTICVRLVLSPVLYKSYLTQAKMKILRPELNKISEKYKDNAMKKQQETMKVQNEAGASPLSGCLPALLQMPVFFALFKFFPTAFELRQKSFLWADDLSSYDEVFALPFKVPFYGDHVSLFPILASISIFFYMQMTTGQNMQATQQPGMPNMKFIMYLSPLFMLVFFNNYASGLSLYYFVSNLITIGIMLVIKHVIIDKDKVLAKIEKAKAKPKKKKGRFASKMSQIMEQAQAQQEDKKKIK; encoded by the coding sequence ATGGAAGAGAAAAAGACGGACTGGAAAAGTATGCTAGGATTAGCAATCATATTTGCTATAGTGGCATTTATGCTTTTCAGAAACCAAGCAGAGAAGAAGCAAGTTGAAGAAAGTACACCAGCTACAGAAATAGCGGCAGAAACTCCGTCTACAGCAGTAGTGCAGAATGATGTTCCAGCAACTTCAGTTGCATCAGAAGGCGAGGTCATTCAATTTAACAATAATCTTGTAGATTTCAAAATTAATACAAAAGGAGCATTGATCAACGAAGCTTTGTTAAAAAGCTTTAAGACCTATGATTCGTTACCGGTTTATTTAGTAAAAGGAGGTGACCATAAGTTTGATCTGGAATTCATGACTAAAGACGGTCGTAAACTTCATACGCAAGACTTGATTTTCACTCCTACGAGTTCCCAAAATGGCGAGAATGAAGTCCTAAGTCTTAAAGCAGATGTTGGAAACGGAGGTTCTATTGAATTTCGTTACGAGTTGAAGCCTGACGATTATATGTTGGACTTCAATATTCGTTCTCAAGGACTTGCTCAAGCGGCAAACACCTCAGAAGAAGTGGCATTGACTTGGGAATTACAAGCATACCGCCGTTCTAAAGGTATGGATAACGAGGGGCGTTATACAGAGATCAAATTTGAATACGATGATGGAAGCGATGACTATACCGGTCAAGGAGAAACTGCCGAAGAAGAAGCGGAGAATATTACCTATATCGCTTATAAAGAACATTTTTTCTCTTCTATTCTGTTGACAGATACGCCTTTTAAAAGTGGCTTACTGCAGTCTTATAACAATTATTCTGCAAATGATCAGCAAGAGGAATTGACTAAAAGATTCACTTCTAAAGTACAGTTGGAGTACAATGGAGGTGAGTTGGCATATAACATGGATTGGTATTTTGGCCCAACGGATTACGATATTTTAGCGGGATATAAACGCAACCTTGATGAGGTAGTAGATTTAGGATGGGGAATTTTTGGAGTGATTAATGAATGGGCTGTCAGACCCTTATTTACTTATCTAAGTAGTCCAGAAAAAGGATTAGGTATTCCTTATGGGATTGCGATCATTCTTTTAACCATTTGTGTGAGACTAGTATTATCTCCAGTATTGTATAAGAGTTACTTGACTCAGGCTAAAATGAAGATCCTACGTCCTGAACTGAATAAGATTTCAGAGAAGTATAAGGATAATGCCATGAAAAAGCAGCAGGAGACTATGAAGGTTCAAAATGAGGCAGGCGCGAGTCCGCTGAGTGGTTGTTTGCCGGCATTGTTACAAATGCCTGTTTTCTTTGCGCTCTTTAAATTTTTCCCTACGGCATTTGAGTTGCGACAAAAAAGCTTCCTTTGGGCAGACGATTTATCCAGTTATGATGAAGTCTTTGCATTGCCATTCAAGGTTCCTTTTTACGGAGATCACGTAAGTTTGTTTCCAATATTGGCATCGATCTCCATATTCTTTTATATGCAGATGACTACGGGTCAGAACATGCAAGCAACCCAGCAACCTGGAATGCCTAACATGAAGTTTATCATGTATTTATCTCCATTGTTCATGCTGGTTTTCTTTAACAACTACGCTAGTGGATTATCATTGTACTATTTTGTCTCTAACTTAATTACCATAGGTATTATGTTAGTGATCAAGCATGTGATTATTGATAAGGATAAGGTTCTCGCTAAGATTGAAAAGGCAAAAGCTAAGCCTAAGAAAAAGAAAGGTCGTTTTGCAAGCAAAATGTCTCAAATCATGGAGCAAGCGCAAGCGCAACAAGAAGACAAAAAGAAAATCAAATAA